GCGGTGTACGACGCGACCGATCCGCTGTCGCTGATTCCGCTCCGTTGGCTCGACCCTGGCGACGTGTACGATCTGGGCGCGCGGCGCATGTTCCTGGAGGATCAGGGTCGGGACGGGGGCCGGTAGTGCCCGCTGAGGGCCCCCGACGTAACCACCGACGACCCGATCAGCTACCCGAAGACGATGAACTCACCACCCCCCGACCTGCCGAAGCGCGGGTTCACGACGTTGTTGAAGATCGAGCCGAAGCGGTACGTGATCCCGAACGAAGTGAAGTAGCGATAGTTCGTTTCGAGCTGCCGCTGCCGCAATAGGATCTGCTCTTCCGTCAAGTCCCCGGCGGAAATGTACAGTTGGTCGCCGATCCACGAGTAGTTGCCGGAGAGTTGGATGGAAAACCCACGAAAGAGGCGGATGTTGAAGTTCCCCGAGAGCGCCAAGTTGTAGCGATCCAAGTCGTGCATGTAGTGCGCACCCGTAAGCGAGGTCGACCACCGTCCCCACTGCTCGACGAGCGAGAGCCGGCCAGTGAGCGACTCCTGGAAGCGAGTCTCTTCGGTTTCGCCGAAGATCGTCCGCTCCGTGTAGTCGAAGTGGTTCGGGCCAACGAGGTACTGCAGCGTCATGGAACGCCGGCTCGACTCCTCGTAGGGAAAGAAGTTGTACTCGACGCCGGGCTTCACGCTCCACCGAAAGTCCTGGTTGAGAAACGTCGAGGAGCCGGCGTTCACGCGCATCCCGAGCGAGAACTGCCCGCCAACGCTCTTCACCAAGGACGAATTCACGCCCCAGTCTTCCCGGGTCTCATTCACCGAGAAGGTGGAGCCGTCAGAGAGCGGCACTTCAAACCGCTGCACGTTCCGGCTGTAGTTCCCACCCAGTGAGATCTTCCACTGTTCGGTGGTACGGTTGGCGCTCGCATTGCCGAAGTAGTTCGTGAACTTCGACGTAGACTGCCCGTTCACGAACCCCCGTGCGCTGATACTGAAAACCCAGAAGTTCCACGGGTCGTCCTCGGGAGAAGCAGTCTGAGCACCGGGACCGCCAAGTGGGCCCCCACCGGGCCTGCCGGGTGCGCCCGTCTGAGCTCCGCCGCCGAACGTCACCGTGAGTTGATCTGCCAGCGCACTGTCCTGGACGTAGCGCACGAGGCCCAGCTTGAGCCGGCCCACGATCGCACGCCGCTGCTCGTCGGACGTCGCGTCGCCGGCCGTGGCGACCGTTAGCTCCTGATCTTCACCCTCGAAATCGCCCCGGCCGATGAAGGCCAATGTGTACAGGAAGCCACCACCGCCGGTCCTTTGGGATGTGACCAATACGTGGACGTCGGACACCTCCCTGTCCCGGACCCAGTTGACGATCGGGACCTCCCGACGAAAGAAGTCCATGTCGCGGCACCCGAAGCCCTGGCAATCGAAGAACAGGTTGAGCGCGTCGCCCGTCGCGGGCGCGTCCTGCGCCGCAGACGGAAGCGCGCACAGGCACATGAGGACAACGAGGCTCGCCACCCACCCAAACCGCTTCATCTGCACCTCGGCTCAGTAGTTACGCTTTCAGGAATCGCCGCGCTGAGAGGGGAAGGGATTGCAGCGCGGCGTCACGAGTAAGACGCAGGAAGGGGGTCCTAGCGTTGCGTCTACTGGATTCCAGCCCGCCGAATTCGGTCGAAGAGCACGGCGAACAGCCGCTCCCGAGTCACGCGGTCGAGGGTTCCCAGCTCGGAGAGGGCGTCGGTGATCCCTTCGATCCGGTCCCACATCTGGTCACCGAGCATCTCGGTGCTCGGCACTGCCTCGAGCACCGGATCATCGGAGACGCCGGCGCTCGCCGGCTCGTACGCGATGTTCTGCTCGTTGTCGAGCAGAAACGTGTGGAGATCGAGCGACGCGTTCAGGAGGTCATCCATCAAGCTGTACGCCTCGAAGCGCGCATCGCGCGCGGCAACGAAGCCCGAGTCGGCCCTTTCGATGAGCATGGCGGCTGTGTCCGCCGTGAAACCGGCGGCTTCGACCTGCTGCACGTATTTGTCGTGGAAGAGCTGCGTATCGGTGTCTCTCACTTCGTCGACGAAGCGCTCAATCCCGATCCAGAACGTCTCGATGTCCTCGAACTGGCTGGCGTTCGCAAGGTAGTTGCCACCCAACCACGCGTCTCGGGGCTGGGTCGGGATGTCCAGCGCCGCCAATCGGCCGCGCAGGTCTTCTACCATCTCGGTGAGCGCAGCCTCCGCCATGTCCCCCATGCGGGGCAGGAGTTCGGCCGGGATGTCTGGAATCACGACCGGCGGAAGCGCGGGGGTCTCGACCTCAGTGCCCGCAAACGACCGCCAGGCGAGGAAAGCGGCAGCCCCGCCCCCTAAGAGAACGACCACCCCGACGATCATGCCGACGGGGACCTTCTTCGGTCGACGAGGAGCCGAGGGCCGTGAACGTGGCTTCCGCTCGCCATCATCCTGGTCCTGCTGCTGCCGCTCACGGGGAGTTTCAGGCGCATAGTCCGACAGGGGCTGCTCGAGCTCGAGTCCTCCGTCCGAGCTCCCGGTGTCGCCTCCGCCGACGAAGTCCATCGGCGACTCCAACTCCATTTCGTCGTCCGACAGCTCCATCGGCGCGTCCAGTCCACCACCCAGCTCCGCCGACACAGATTCCGATTCCGATTCCGCCGCGGGAACCAGGTCGAGGCCCATCCCACCCAAGTCCATGTCCCCAGCGTCGGCGCTCTCACCGCCACCCGGTTCCACTTCAGATGTGACGACGAAAGAAAGGTCGAGGTCATCGAGATCAGCGTCCGCCTCCGGCGCCTCCGCGACGGATTCGAGTGCCTTCTCGCGCTCCGGCTCCGATTCGGCATCATCAGCCGAAGCTGACTCGGACACTGGGAGCTCGGGCGCCATGGCGGGGGGAGGAGCTACAAGACCCTCCTCTTCCGCATCTCGCGACAGCGTGTGGAAGATGTCGTGCGTGTGCGCCGGTCCCCAACGGTCAGCCTGAGCGTCGTACAGCTCTGTGTCGGCGCTGATCGCCCCGAGCTGGATGCGCAGGGCTAGGGCGTCGACGCTCGGAATGGTGACTTCGTTGCCTTGGGAGTCCATGTAGGCGAAGCGCATCGCGACTCCGTCAGATGTACCGATACAGTGCCCTAGGAGATGATCCGTCCGCGCGGGCGGCTGCGGTACTTCTCGTAGAGAGACTTGTGCCTGTTGTCCGTGCTCACCGCACGTCCCATGATGAACAGGTCAGTGACCTGCGTCTGGATCTCGAGCGGATCACCGTCCGTGACGATGATGTTCGCGAGCTTGCCTTCCTCGATCGTCCCGATGCGATCGTCGAGTCCAAGCATCTCGGCCGCGTTCTTGATCACCGCGTTCAGCGCCGCGTCGTGGGGCAGACCATAGGGCACTGCCTGAGCTGCCTCGTACGGGAGCGTCCTCGAGTTGGCGGAATTGAACGTCGCGAACGCGATTTTCACGCCGGCGCTATGCAACTTGCCGGGGTTCGCGTACGCCTCGTCGTACGCGGCGTCCGCGCCGCTCGGCATCGTCTGCGTGCCGGACAGGATCATCGACACCTCGTTCTCGGCGAGCCAGTCGGCGATCTTCCATCCCTCTCGGCCGCCCGTAATGACGTAGTGGATCTCCTGCCGCAGCGCCCACTCGACGGCATTACGGATATCGCGCTCGCCGTTCGCCGAAAGCAGGACCGGCATCTCCCGCTCAACGACCCTGGCCATCGCTTCGAGCTTGAGGTCGCGGCGGACGTCGGCGCCGGCGCGCACGGCCTGATGGTACCGCCGGCCCGCTTCCATCCACTCGTCCAGCTGAGTGACGGCTTGTTGATAGCGCTCCTGTCGGTCCGAGAAGTCACCTCCCCCGCGGCCTCCGCGTCCACCGCCCCGTCCGCGACCGCCACCGCTTAGTGACGGGTAGTTGATGACCATGGCCGCGCCGGGCTCGACCCACATCTCTTCGACCGTCCAGCCGTCGAGCCCGATGAGGGAAGCCTGTCCGGGAATCGCACCGTCTCCGCCCTGAGGCGCGACCATGGTGAGCGTAATCCCGTTTGCACGCGCGACCGGCACGTGCTCCGTGGCCGGATGAATGGCGGTCGCCGCCTGTAGGTGCGGGTTGAAGTTCCCCTGCTCACGCGAGTCGTTGGTCACGTCGACCTGGCCGACCTCGGTCAGACCCAGGCCCGAGATGGCGTCGAACAGGCCGGGGTAGACGTGCTTGCCGGTGGCATCCACGACCTGTGCGTCCGCCGGCACGTCCACGTTCGGGCCGACCGCCAAGACGCGACCGTCCCGGATGACCACGGTGCCGACGAACGGATCGCCGGCGAGCGTGTGCACGGTACCTCCCTGGATGGCGTACGTCTGCGCCGAAGCGGCAGCCGCCAACGCGAGGGTCAGCACGAGGGCGCCTGCGGCGCCGAAGATTGTGCGTTTCATCGGTTCACCTCCTCACGGGGTCGCCCAGGAGACGCAACGCGATCGGTGGTTGCGCGGGTTCCGGCTTCGCCGATCCCGTGCTTCTCCATGAGCGCGGCCTTTTCGGCCTCGATCGCCTTCTGACGCTCACGATCCATGTCGATGTCGAAGTACAGCTTGCCGTCCACATAGGTCTGGATCGGCTTACCGAACATGCTCAGCGGATGACCTTCATAGATGACCAGGTCGGCGTCTTTGCCCTCGTCGATCGATCCGGTTCGGTCTTCGATGCCGAGCTGGGTCGCCGGGTTCAGCGTGACGAGCCGTAGAGCCTGCTCCTCATCGAGCCCGCCCCACTTCATGGCCTTCGCGGCCTCCTGGTTGAGGTGGCGCACCTCCTCGCCCGAGTCGGAGTTGATCGAGACGAGCACACCGCGCTCGGTCATCAGCGCGGCGTTGTACGGGATCGCGTCGTACGCCTCGACTTTGTACGCCCACCAATCGGAGAACGTGGAGGCGCCGGCACCGTGAGCGGCGATCTCGTCGGCCACCTTGTACCCCTCCAGCACGTGCTGGAAGGTGCGGATCGTGAAGTTGAACTCCTCCGCGAGCCGGATAAGCTGCAAGATCTCGTCGGCACGATACGAGTGAGAATGAACCCAACGCTCGCCTTTCAAGATCTGCATGAGCGACTCGAGCTTGAGATCTCGACGCGGGGCTACTCCCTGCATGCCTCCCGCATCGTACGCGTCCCACTCCTCCATGTACTCGGTCGCGTCCAGAAATGCCTGACGGATCACGTCCTGTACGCCCATGCGCGTGGCGGGGTAACGATCCGGATTCCGATCCCGCTTCGTGTTTTCACCCAGGGCAAACTTGATGCCGGGGTGCGCCCCGACCCGGAGGTCCGGTGCATCGGCCCCCCAGCGCAGCTTGATCACCGCGTTTCCACCCCCGATGGGGTTCGCCGAGCCGTGCAGGATGTTGATCGTGGTCACCCCTCCCCCGAGCGCCCAGTACATGCCGATATCCTCGGGCCGAATCACGTCCTCGATCGTCACCATCGCCGAGACGTTCACCGTCCCTTCGTTGATGCTCATCGCCGCCATGTGGGAGTGTGCGTCGATGATGCCGGGAATGACATATTTTCCGGTCGCGTCGACGACGGTTGCGCCGCTCGGCGCGCTCAG
This is a stretch of genomic DNA from Gemmatimonadota bacterium. It encodes these proteins:
- a CDS encoding amidohydrolase family protein, whose translation is MKRTIFGAAGALVLTLALAAAASAQTYAIQGGTVHTLAGDPFVGTVVIRDGRVLAVGPNVDVPADAQVVDATGKHVYPGLFDAISGLGLTEVGQVDVTNDSREQGNFNPHLQAATAIHPATEHVPVARANGITLTMVAPQGGDGAIPGQASLIGLDGWTVEEMWVEPGAAMVINYPSLSGGGRGRGGGRGGRGGGDFSDRQERYQQAVTQLDEWMEAGRRYHQAVRAGADVRRDLKLEAMARVVEREMPVLLSANGERDIRNAVEWALRQEIHYVITGGREGWKIADWLAENEVSMILSGTQTMPSGADAAYDEAYANPGKLHSAGVKIAFATFNSANSRTLPYEAAQAVPYGLPHDAALNAVIKNAAEMLGLDDRIGTIEEGKLANIIVTDGDPLEIQTQVTDLFIMGRAVSTDNRHKSLYEKYRSRPRGRIIS